The proteins below are encoded in one region of Euzebyales bacterium:
- a CDS encoding 5-oxoprolinase subunit PxpA, translated as MDFNADLGESFGLWERGADDALMEVISSANVAGGFHAGDPTTIRISVEAAAARGVMVGAHPGFPDLLGFGRRELEVSESALRDYVTYQVGAVRQFALNAGVELQHVKPHGALYMMALDDPVYARAIAEATATTDPALLIYTLRGSQLWDAAQHAGLRPVSEFFADRPMRASGEVVMFRWWEEFDATPEAVAEQAVSVARDSVVKTLEGTDLTIDAETVCVHSDTPGAAEIGRTVRQCLDDSGIAVRAPASA; from the coding sequence ATGGACTTCAACGCGGACCTGGGCGAAAGCTTCGGATTGTGGGAGCGGGGCGCTGACGATGCGCTCATGGAGGTGATCTCGTCGGCCAACGTGGCCGGCGGCTTCCACGCGGGGGATCCGACGACGATCCGCATCAGCGTGGAGGCGGCAGCCGCCCGCGGTGTCATGGTCGGCGCGCACCCGGGCTTTCCCGACCTGCTGGGCTTCGGTCGGCGTGAGCTGGAGGTGAGCGAGTCGGCGCTGCGGGACTACGTCACGTACCAGGTCGGCGCGGTCCGCCAGTTCGCGCTCAACGCGGGCGTCGAGCTCCAGCACGTCAAGCCCCACGGCGCGCTGTACATGATGGCGCTCGACGACCCCGTGTATGCGCGCGCGATTGCCGAGGCGACCGCGACGACGGATCCCGCCCTGCTGATCTACACGCTCCGCGGGTCGCAACTGTGGGACGCCGCCCAGCACGCGGGGTTGCGGCCGGTCAGCGAGTTCTTCGCCGACCGGCCGATGCGCGCCTCCGGTGAAGTCGTGATGTTCCGTTGGTGGGAGGAGTTCGACGCCACGCCGGAGGCGGTCGCCGAGCAGGCGGTCAGCGTGGCCAGGGACAGCGTGGTCAAGACCCTCGAGGGTACGGACCTGACGATCGATGCCGAGACGGTCTGTGTGCACTCGGACACGCCCGGCGCCGCCGAGATCGGACGCACCGTGCGCCAGTGCCTCGATGACAGCGGCATCGCGGTGCGTGCGCCCGCGTCTGCATGA
- a CDS encoding xanthine dehydrogenase family protein subunit M, translated as MRYVAPTTVDEALDLLAEHGDDAKLLAGGQSLLILMRERLVEPDVLIGLTDVAALRGIEVDGDARIGAMTTHAAVAGDAGIGARWPVLAATEATVSTTQIRNRGTIGGNIAHAFPTADPPAALIALDARIHLASKARGDRVVPVEEFFAGLMETVAEPDELLTTISLPPQPDGAFGAYVKYAVRPLDFAIVGVAARIVLDGDGAFSDVRIGLNGAANRTLRATGAEAVLLGERSSDALLARAGEIAGRDADPIADIDGSSEYKRHVIGVYTRRVLEQAVAAASAARAHEPLLG; from the coding sequence ATGAGATACGTTGCGCCAACGACGGTTGACGAGGCGCTGGACCTGCTCGCGGAGCACGGGGACGACGCGAAGCTCCTCGCCGGCGGGCAGTCGCTTCTGATCCTGATGCGCGAGCGACTGGTGGAGCCCGACGTGTTGATCGGCCTCACCGATGTGGCTGCGCTGCGGGGCATCGAGGTCGACGGCGACGCACGCATCGGGGCGATGACCACCCACGCCGCGGTCGCCGGTGATGCCGGCATCGGGGCTCGGTGGCCGGTGCTCGCGGCCACTGAGGCGACGGTGTCGACCACGCAGATCCGCAACCGGGGGACGATCGGGGGCAACATCGCGCACGCATTTCCGACCGCCGACCCCCCGGCGGCGCTGATCGCGCTGGACGCGCGCATCCACCTGGCCAGCAAAGCCAGAGGCGACCGCGTCGTACCGGTCGAGGAGTTCTTCGCCGGTCTGATGGAGACCGTGGCCGAGCCCGACGAGCTGCTGACCACGATCAGCCTGCCCCCGCAGCCCGACGGCGCGTTCGGCGCCTACGTCAAGTACGCGGTGCGCCCGCTGGACTTCGCGATCGTCGGCGTGGCCGCCAGGATCGTGCTGGACGGCGACGGCGCGTTCAGCGATGTCCGAATCGGCCTGAACGGCGCCGCGAACAGAACCCTGCGCGCGACCGGAGCCGAGGCCGTCCTGCTGGGTGAACGCAGCTCGGATGCGCTGCTCGCCAGGGCGGGCGAGATCGCGGGACGCGACGCCGATCCGATCGCGGACATCGACGGCTCGAGCGAGTACAAGCGGCACGTGATCGGTGTCTACACCAGGCGGGTGCTCGAACAAGCGGTGGCAGCGGCCTCCGCGGCCCGCGCGCACGAGCCCCTCCTCGGGTAG
- a CDS encoding molybdopterin-dependent oxidoreductase, whose protein sequence is MAKIPIGLDVNGVHYDLLVEPDRSLVDALRDDLGLAGTKRSCNEGECASCAVHLDGTVVNSCLVLAVEAAGHQVTTIEGLAANGTLDPLQRSFAEHFASQCGYCTPGMIMTGKALLEDNPRPTEDEVRQAIRGNLCRCTGYVKIIDAIMAASGQSPDREYRPSSHTVVGHAVPRTDANEKVTGKAAYAYDMHLPGMVFGDILRSPLPHARITRIDTSRALAIPGVLAVYTQKDMPQTKFGAFVQDETALADGVVRYVGEGIAAAIALDERAAQLAIEAIEVDYDPLPGVFDAEEAMQEHAPQIHEDAERNVAAHNRVIAGDIDAAFAEADHVFEDRFYTSRQCHACMEPHAVIADYDASGRVTLHMSSQSTFFDRFGLMGIFGLPANKIRIISPYLGGGFGSKSEPHSIYVVAVQASMNLGRPVKMFHTRDEEFTSSRTRHPEIIDIKTGVTADGTITGRSARVILDNGAYTSYGPGVSLTQSMLGGAVYRIPAYRYDGYTVYTNLPFGGAFRGFGSPQFTFAAECHTDMIAERLGMDPVAFRLKNLSRPGDTAISGPTLTTCGVAECVEKAAEAIGWADKRANPRPGRGVGIACGTHFTSGKFHPNLNADFCAAGVKVNEDGSVSLMIGATEMGTGAATTATAQICAEELGVDLDDVDVITSDSETIPADFGTYGSRVTTLAGNAVRDACAQVREQLLRVAAERLDAEPDRLELGHRQVQVTDDPERTITLAEIVQASIFRDRDGRQIMAQAHYDAPCDLPDPETGIGDFAMSYSFGAHAVEVEVDDETGRVRVVDFVAATDCGNLVNPALAESQVEGGVAQGIGYGLMEDLVCEDGQVLNPRFSTYRIPTATEMPPIRSLWVETNDPRGPYGAKGLGEMGLVPTAAALANAVYDATGARITRIPLTPERVKTALDAAERDAGGPS, encoded by the coding sequence ATGGCCAAGATCCCGATCGGACTTGACGTCAACGGGGTGCACTACGACCTGCTGGTCGAGCCGGACCGGTCGCTCGTGGACGCGTTGCGGGACGACCTGGGTCTCGCCGGTACCAAGCGGTCGTGCAACGAAGGCGAGTGCGCCTCCTGCGCGGTGCACCTTGACGGCACGGTCGTGAACTCCTGCCTCGTGCTGGCCGTCGAGGCGGCGGGACACCAGGTCACCACGATCGAGGGGTTGGCGGCCAACGGCACGTTGGATCCCCTGCAGCGGTCGTTCGCCGAGCACTTCGCGTCGCAGTGCGGCTACTGCACGCCCGGGATGATCATGACGGGCAAGGCGCTGCTCGAAGACAACCCTCGGCCGACCGAGGACGAGGTCCGTCAGGCGATCCGTGGCAACCTGTGCCGCTGCACTGGCTACGTCAAGATCATCGACGCCATCATGGCCGCGTCAGGTCAGTCCCCCGACCGCGAGTACCGACCGTCGTCACACACTGTCGTCGGTCACGCCGTGCCGCGGACCGACGCCAACGAGAAGGTCACGGGCAAGGCCGCCTACGCGTACGACATGCACCTGCCCGGGATGGTGTTCGGCGACATCCTGCGCAGTCCGCTCCCCCATGCACGCATCACCCGCATCGACACGTCGCGCGCCCTGGCGATCCCGGGCGTGCTCGCCGTCTACACGCAGAAGGACATGCCGCAGACGAAGTTCGGCGCGTTCGTCCAGGACGAGACGGCGCTGGCGGACGGCGTCGTGCGCTACGTCGGCGAGGGGATCGCCGCCGCGATCGCCCTCGACGAGCGCGCGGCCCAACTGGCCATTGAGGCGATCGAAGTCGACTACGACCCGCTTCCCGGGGTCTTCGATGCCGAGGAGGCGATGCAGGAGCACGCACCGCAGATCCACGAGGACGCCGAGCGCAACGTCGCGGCACACAACCGCGTGATCGCCGGCGACATCGACGCCGCGTTCGCCGAAGCCGACCACGTCTTCGAGGACCGCTTCTACACGAGCCGCCAGTGCCACGCGTGCATGGAGCCGCACGCCGTGATCGCGGACTACGACGCCTCCGGGCGCGTGACCCTGCACATGTCGAGCCAGTCGACCTTCTTCGACCGCTTCGGGCTCATGGGCATCTTCGGCCTGCCTGCGAACAAGATCCGCATCATCTCGCCGTACCTCGGCGGCGGCTTCGGCTCGAAGTCCGAGCCGCACTCGATCTACGTCGTCGCGGTGCAGGCGTCGATGAACCTGGGCCGCCCTGTCAAGATGTTCCACACCCGCGACGAGGAGTTCACGTCGAGCCGCACGCGCCACCCCGAGATCATCGACATCAAGACGGGCGTCACCGCAGACGGCACGATCACCGGCCGCTCCGCACGCGTGATCCTCGACAACGGCGCGTACACGTCGTACGGGCCCGGCGTCTCGTTGACCCAGTCGATGCTCGGCGGTGCGGTCTACCGCATACCCGCCTACCGGTACGACGGGTACACCGTCTACACCAACCTGCCGTTCGGTGGGGCGTTCCGCGGCTTCGGCAGCCCGCAGTTCACATTCGCCGCCGAGTGCCACACCGACATGATCGCCGAGCGGCTCGGCATGGACCCCGTCGCGTTCCGCCTCAAGAACCTGTCGCGTCCCGGGGACACGGCGATCTCTGGTCCGACGCTGACCACCTGCGGCGTCGCCGAGTGCGTCGAGAAGGCCGCCGAGGCGATCGGTTGGGCAGACAAGCGTGCCAATCCCCGGCCGGGTCGTGGGGTGGGCATCGCGTGCGGCACGCACTTCACGAGCGGCAAGTTCCACCCGAACCTCAACGCCGACTTCTGCGCCGCCGGCGTCAAGGTGAACGAGGACGGGTCGGTGTCACTCATGATCGGCGCGACCGAGATGGGCACCGGCGCGGCCACGACCGCGACCGCGCAGATCTGCGCGGAGGAGCTCGGTGTGGACCTCGACGACGTCGACGTGATCACCTCGGACTCCGAGACCATCCCAGCCGACTTCGGCACCTACGGCAGCCGCGTCACGACGCTGGCCGGCAACGCGGTCCGCGACGCCTGCGCACAGGTCCGTGAGCAGCTGCTGCGGGTGGCCGCGGAGCGGTTGGACGCCGAACCCGACCGGCTCGAGCTCGGACACAGGCAGGTGCAGGTCACCGACGATCCGGAACGCACGATCACGCTCGCCGAGATCGTACAGGCCAGCATCTTCCGTGATCGCGACGGACGGCAGATCATGGCGCAGGCACACTACGATGCGCCGTGCGATCTGCCGGACCCCGAGACCGGCATCGGCGACTTCGCGATGAGCTACAGCTTCGGCGCCCACGCGGTCGAGGTGGAGGTCGACGACGAGACCGGACGCGTGCGGGTCGTGGACTTCGTCGCGGCGACCGACTGCGGCAACCTCGTCAACCCGGCGCTGGCGGAGTCACAGGTCGAGGGCGGGGTCGCGCAGGGCATCGGCTACGGGCTGATGGAGGACCTGGTGTGCGAGGACGGTCAGGTGCTCAACCCGCGGTTCTCGACCTACCGGATTCCGACCGCCACGGAGATGCCGCCGATCCGCTCGCTGTGGGTCGAGACCAACGACCCTCGCGGACCGTACGGCGCCAAGGGGCTTGGTGAGATGGGTCTGGTGCCGACCGCAGCGGCGCTGGCCAACGCGGTGTACGACGCCACGGGCGCCCGCATCACACGGATCCCGCTCACGCCGGAGCGGGTCAAGACAGCACTCGACGCCGCCGAGCGCGACGCAGGAGGGCCGTCATGA
- a CDS encoding AAA family ATPase, which translates to MGPELPDDVARDVVGRRRELALLLSAIARGKAVLLLGLPGVSKTTMVRALARHLGDEADRFVDVTGDEQLTGHSLVGTFDPPMVLKEGYRADFFLPGPLTRAMAAGGILYLEELNRAPSGALNVLMTALSERYLEIPRLGRIEAEPGFTVVGAANPLDDVGTARLSRGLADRFLILELDYQPRDEELVIVSRHCGEGRSAFHAFAVDVARESRRHADLRHGASIRAAIDFVDLLAGYQVDALDLDTLRFLACSSYAGRLRLRPTVARSACGIVHELLDLVLRRDYEGRVEVLVEQAHSAPSGDPAQADSDAAAGGSVTEVGQAAVAQGGQDRTRPPEADELPGLARPGGSGEAGESRSVPMVARDRPSAGGTRPTEMQGTPDEQIGDLDEVLRRAREQVLRVRDGVEHRLGTTSAATLRSTAFDGAMDASLDVPGTIDAVVAHAGTAQPADIRMLTRQRQTRNYVILVDHSGSMVGRKLELGATLAAILAELSAAGRADYAVLAFDEDVKQIKQLDEERDVEDVIERILRLPEGRSTDLGRALATAAELADALPEATDVVLISDCMPTRGTTSFRGIADIVRQLPSLFICFTDERSAAIRMWGGTRQIDLYEWWARQWVGEGRFQDVADVGDIALLIDMLSSGPGTRGV; encoded by the coding sequence ATGGGCCCTGAGCTACCGGACGACGTCGCGCGGGACGTGGTGGGACGCCGTAGAGAGCTGGCCCTGCTGCTCAGCGCCATCGCTCGCGGCAAGGCTGTGCTGTTGCTCGGCCTTCCCGGCGTGTCGAAGACAACCATGGTCCGCGCGCTGGCTCGCCACCTCGGCGACGAGGCCGACCGCTTCGTCGACGTCACGGGTGACGAGCAGTTGACCGGTCACTCCCTCGTTGGAACCTTCGATCCGCCGATGGTGCTCAAAGAGGGCTACCGCGCGGACTTCTTCCTCCCAGGCCCGCTGACCCGTGCGATGGCAGCGGGCGGGATCCTGTACCTCGAGGAATTGAACCGGGCCCCGAGCGGGGCGCTCAACGTGTTGATGACGGCATTGTCGGAGAGGTACCTCGAGATCCCCCGCCTCGGCCGCATCGAGGCCGAGCCCGGCTTCACCGTCGTGGGTGCGGCCAACCCGCTGGACGACGTCGGTACCGCCCGGCTGTCCCGAGGGCTCGCAGATCGCTTCCTCATCCTCGAGTTGGACTACCAGCCCAGGGACGAAGAACTCGTCATCGTCAGTCGCCACTGCGGAGAAGGGCGCAGCGCCTTCCACGCGTTCGCGGTCGACGTGGCCAGGGAGTCCAGACGACATGCCGACCTCCGCCACGGCGCGTCCATCCGCGCCGCGATCGACTTCGTCGACCTCCTGGCGGGCTACCAGGTCGACGCACTCGACCTGGACACCCTCCGGTTCCTGGCATGCAGCTCGTACGCCGGTCGGTTGCGCCTGCGCCCGACGGTCGCACGCAGTGCCTGTGGGATCGTGCACGAACTGCTCGACCTGGTGCTGCGACGCGACTACGAGGGCCGCGTCGAGGTGCTGGTGGAACAGGCCCACTCCGCACCGTCGGGCGACCCGGCGCAGGCCGACAGCGACGCAGCGGCCGGGGGTAGCGTCACCGAGGTCGGTCAGGCCGCCGTGGCTCAGGGTGGGCAGGACCGCACCCGCCCGCCGGAGGCTGATGAGTTGCCGGGCCTGGCCCGGCCGGGTGGCAGCGGCGAGGCGGGCGAATCACGTTCAGTGCCGATGGTCGCTCGTGATCGCCCGTCGGCCGGCGGCACGCGGCCGACGGAGATGCAGGGCACGCCGGATGAACAGATCGGTGACCTCGACGAGGTCCTCCGGCGCGCACGCGAGCAGGTGCTTCGTGTGCGCGATGGCGTCGAACACCGTCTCGGTACGACCTCGGCGGCCACACTGCGCAGCACCGCCTTCGACGGCGCGATGGACGCGTCGCTCGACGTCCCCGGAACGATCGACGCAGTGGTTGCACACGCAGGTACGGCGCAGCCGGCGGACATCCGGATGCTCACGCGCCAGCGTCAGACCCGCAACTACGTGATCCTCGTGGACCACTCGGGGTCGATGGTCGGCCGCAAGCTGGAGCTTGGCGCAACCCTGGCCGCCATCCTCGCGGAGCTGTCGGCGGCCGGCCGTGCCGACTACGCCGTCCTCGCGTTCGATGAGGACGTCAAGCAGATCAAACAGCTCGACGAGGAGCGGGACGTCGAGGACGTGATCGAGCGGATCCTGCGCCTGCCCGAAGGACGCTCGACCGATCTGGGCAGGGCACTGGCGACCGCTGCCGAGCTGGCCGATGCGCTGCCGGAAGCCACCGACGTCGTCCTGATCAGCGACTGCATGCCGACGCGGGGGACCACGAGCTTCCGCGGCATCGCCGACATCGTCCGCCAACTGCCGTCGCTGTTCATCTGCTTCACCGACGAGCGCAGCGCCGCGATCCGGATGTGGGGCGGGACGCGCCAGATCGACCTGTACGAGTGGTGGGCACGGCAATGGGTCGGCGAGGGCCGGTTCCAGGACGTGGCCGACGTCGGCGACATCGCGCTGCTCATCGACATGCTCTCCAGCGGACCCGGGACCAGGGGCGTGTAA
- a CDS encoding FadR/GntR family transcriptional regulator — translation MSDPGNATFTPTPVGDPVDQVRLQILDAIMSGQLRAGDRLPSELEAAQGFNVSRAAVREALASLAQIGLITTTPGRGGGSFVTEVDHAPVERNLTEAMQLLLRFNGISAREIADARRALEGTCAQLAADRRDAEHLVEMSTVLDAAMDDDLTDDSWLDLDIRFHRVVVRAANNRVLLAPLAALHRVAQPNLNHAIQPLLERAQINAQHRAIYDAIRASDPVSARGAVDAHVDYLEALYEQAGLFD, via the coding sequence ATGTCTGACCCTGGCAACGCCACGTTCACGCCGACGCCGGTGGGCGATCCGGTGGACCAGGTACGGCTGCAGATCCTCGATGCGATCATGTCGGGGCAGCTGCGAGCGGGCGACCGTCTTCCGAGCGAGCTCGAGGCGGCACAGGGATTCAACGTCAGCCGCGCTGCCGTCCGCGAGGCACTGGCGTCACTCGCACAGATCGGCCTCATCACGACCACGCCGGGGCGGGGCGGGGGTTCGTTCGTGACGGAGGTCGATCACGCACCTGTCGAGCGCAACCTCACCGAGGCGATGCAGTTGCTGTTGCGGTTCAACGGGATCAGTGCGCGCGAGATCGCCGACGCGCGGCGAGCGTTGGAGGGGACCTGTGCGCAGCTCGCGGCGGACCGTCGCGACGCTGAGCACCTCGTCGAGATGTCGACCGTCCTGGACGCTGCGATGGACGACGACCTGACCGACGACTCCTGGCTGGATCTCGACATCCGGTTCCATCGCGTCGTGGTGCGCGCCGCGAACAACCGCGTGCTGCTCGCGCCGCTGGCGGCACTGCACCGGGTGGCGCAGCCGAACCTGAACCACGCCATCCAGCCGCTGCTCGAACGTGCGCAGATCAACGCGCAGCATCGGGCGATCTACGACGCCATCCGCGCGAGTGACCCGGTCAGCGCGCGTGGGGCAGTCGACGCACACGTCGACTACCTGGAGGCGCTCTACGAGCAGGCAGGGCTGTTCGACTGA